A window from Odocoileus virginianus isolate 20LAN1187 ecotype Illinois chromosome 24, Ovbor_1.2, whole genome shotgun sequence encodes these proteins:
- the FAM186A gene encoding protein FAM186A, giving the protein MSTETNDEYEAEKETLEFTKMYKTVLQRSEVPKLEIPFAVQDVISRIEQAQVQRAREHLNMQLTDIMQNVKRIINCYTMEENMHAERKTSFIEHKKQKGSLLEKITACAKTAEIKNKTLAYILAWLEEWNVNLSEITAIDIEEHHHCLAQMEMLPETFKAIENNIKILSRISTYLLEEKKKQKKKTASRGSLWKSWKERVIKRPATAHALRPDQMISDQFATEKKVSEIQDMLQELIGTSMFNKLENNAIKYISSTTVNLSKALSTLNDEVKAVNLHTSDIYANETVEREQEISLKIIQDLSERNEMLQQKLQEAEEKYENLIRSKVLEHQALPTSTLKVLPEPSPQSAISQDDTEDNLDSILAKEFENMVDEAPQKGTKALGIKWDSSHLYAAQGETTEDLTGEQKKSSGEITEDKISVKKGGAFQKDGADEFQSQKKKHTKGLSVQETSETNVNDDKGKQKVTGTKPDHHLELQALDKKRKETKSSPEAKSKSLTESKNQHFPSDFLSDKSQGGKSGTSGILEQLRKAKSEYSQSKSQISSENKEELTTESMNKDGRNEMSSPPEPSSLSQLDYSSEKIKGKKHHISPESTTRKEEKSEEKDTSVFTKKFKSLTLAKSGIPDGESEQSNLEEVQKAIVSFLKEKTDNIGKPWDKKTESKKELLRRSEVEKLGIVKAKMEEYFQKVAETVTKILRKYKDTKNEGRIREKPLKQKKAVSFMPEQHSQETTSAKSEISTLISQERLDPLTDNLIQMILTELESERNVPEASTVGTDYKEKEKQELEERWFEMINKNLEKEGAWLPVKEGKQGQQKQKQWQEEEVWKGQQKHKIQKQIESDEKQKQREEEKEGYQKSKQQQLEAWKQKMKQQGVPLEKEKGQQMMQVQKEVRHLEQESSWEREEEKQKARRKVGDYESQNQKTAKKMKPSEQLEQVLSQTSIPLFHRWESTQKDIPQIHQRKDFTGNLKQLGDLAEGKHPTPITTPISTQSSSRGSSSVSGASLAPVISLTPQQAQALGITLTPEQAQAPGITLTPQQAQALGITLTPEQAQAPGVTLTPQQAQALGITLTPEQAQAPGITLTPQQAQALGITLTPEQAQALGITLTPQQAQALGITLTPEQAQAPGITLTPQQAQALGITITPEQAQAPVISLTPQQAQALGITLTPEQAQAPGITLTPQQAQALGITLTPEQAQAPGITLTPQQAQALGITLTPEQAQALGITLTPQQAQALGITLTPEQAQAPGITLTPQQAQALGITLTPEQAQAPGITLTPQRAQALGITLTPEQAQAPGITLTPQQAQALGITLTPEQAQAPGITLTPQQAQALGITLTPEQAQAPGITLTPQQAQALGITLTPEQAQAPGITLTPQQAQALGITLTPEQAQAPGITLTPQQAQALGITLTPEQAQAPGITLTPQQAQALGITLTPEQAQALGITLTPQQAQALGITLTPEQAQAPGITLTPQQAQALGITLTPEQAQAPGITLTPQQAQALGITLTPEQAQAPGITLTPQQAQALGITLTPEQAQALGITLTPQQAQALGITLTPEQAQAPGITLTPQQAQALGITLTPEQAQAPGITLTPQQAQALGITLTPDQAQAPWVSLTSQQAEALRIHITPEQVQAQDLTLTPQQFQALRIPVTIPQARDLGAPFTLGQAQALGVSFSREQFAELGVPLTSDKVYTLEYPHIPEQIQHLDAPFTPGEAWSVGITVRSVQDPKSTTPLMKEQPLPPWAGPPSEHTLKAGISSITDKSVTKHAPHTPKVSSVSSAAIAEKSLVFEVPSTPMRLSRFPLKQAPSEKFLGMRIPSDPEKLLAPQTSPSSRQTLVSKDLSTSVPFPTPVPSPIFELSPTSQQPLEPEALLSSGRFFISRDSMTPQSPLILKPLPDRRQPLISGVPVTSAQIPKIWAPLSPGTCLFPGTSSIPQEVLKSGPLTLSEQFQATQTFATRKQSPQLQAPSALGQHLPPRTLPGQASSAWVSPTPGHPRTLLTPSIPEKPQKDLSSAVSKKRKERLSIISSLKLKSVLVHPSAPSFKVIQAPDASEEIQIPEDPFTVERFRMFKSHLTDYKTPVSQAPYVHERTLPTLIKPVTPLPSLITTQLLKTRQSSPSEWDRKSPLPPINMPWVLTSVSGTKQPKMMVPTSYPQELKEQNYFVDVEAQRKNLILLNQATKASILPSQLHTEARNLIIETLHTDKVRLGYLFRKYNAYRLIQRARNNIIKRLQAIQNTGSSYETQNLYIMLKRIDDYQKKVMQIWTEKQNSLEQKRNRCLRKMMYLFSQLQEAYKLNLDQPIPLVIEKKQIPASTKSVQQPYLKLLKEDKRKYNILNKFRKDDQLQAIWNADLSTSSYPITEKTSMHSLWAQLGGYPDIPMLLQLDVQSAFIRSLTYIQSRFKKIPR; this is encoded by the exons CATCTTAATATGCAGCTGACAGACATAATGCAAAATGTGAAGCGTATAATAAATTGCTATACTATGGAGGAGAATATGCATGCTGAAAGGAAAACATCCTTTATAGAACataagaaacagaaaggaagttTGCTGGAGAAAATAACTGCTTGTGCTAAGactgctgaaattaaaaacaagactCTTGCCTACATTCTGGCCTGGTTGGAAGAATGGA ATGTCAATTTGTCTGAGATTACTGCAATTGATATTGAAGAACACCATCACTGTTTAGCACAAATGGAGATGTTACCAGAAACATTCAAAGCTATTGAGAACAATATCAAGATACTAAGCAGAATTAGTACATATTTGcttgaagaaaagaagaaacaaaagaaaaaaacag caTCTAGAGGTTCTCTATGGAAATCATGGAAAGAAAGAGTTATAAAGCGACCTGCAACAGCTCATGCTTTAAGACCAGATCAGATGATTAGTGATCAATTTGCCACCGAAAAAAAGGTGTCAGAAATCCAAGATATGCTTCAGGAACTCATAGGTACTTCAATGTtcaataaactggaaaacaatgctattaaatatatatcatcAACAACAGTAAACCTTTCTAAAGCTTTGAGTACACTAAATGATGAAGTGAAAGCTGTTAACCTCCATACTTCTGATATATATGCAAATGAGACAGTTGAAAGAGAACAAGAGATTTCCCTGAAGATAATACAAGATCtcagtgaaagaaatgaaatgcttCAGCAAAAACttcaagaagcagaagaaaaatatgaaaaccttATTCGATCCAAAGTTTTAGAGCACCAAGCATTGCCCACATCAACACTGAAAGTGTTACCTGAGCCTTCTCCACAATCAGCCATTAGCCAAGATGACACAGAAGACAATTTAGACAGTATTTTGgccaaagaatttgaaaacatgGTAGATGAGGCCCCCCAAAAAGGGACCAAAGCCTTGGGGATCAAGTGGGACTCATCTCATTTATATGCAGCCCAAGGTGAAACTACTGAAGATTTAACTGGTGAGCAGAAAAAGTCTTCTGGAGAGATCACTGAAGATAAGATATCAGTGAAGAAAGGTGGTGCCTTTCAGAAAGATGGGGCTGACGAGTTCCagtcacagaaaaaaaagcaTACAAAAGGCCTGTCTGTGCAGGAGACCTCTGAAACAAATGTGAATGATGATAAAGGTAAACAGAAAGTCACAGGGACCAAACCTGATCACCACTTAGAATTACAAGCACTGgataagaagagaaaagaaacaaaatcctcTCCTGAAGCCAAATCAAAGTCACTCACTGAatcaaaaaatcaacattttcctTCTGATTTCCTTTCTGACAAGAGCCAAGGTGGTAAAAGTGGAACAAGTGGTATACTGGAACAACTCAGGAAGGCTAAATCTGAATATTCACAGAGTAAAAGTCAAATTTCTTCAGAGAATAAAGAGGAGCTCACCACTGAGTCAATGAACAAAGATGGCAGAAATGAGATGAGCAGCCCACCAGAGCCATCCAGTTTGAGCCAACTTGATTAttcctctgaaaaaataaaaggaaagaaacaccaTATCTCTCCAGAAAGCactacaagaaaagaagaaaaatctgaagAGAAAGATACGTCAGTCTTCACAAAGAAATTCAAGTCTCTTACACTTGCTAAATCAGGTATTCCAGATGGCGAAAGTGAACAGAGTAACCTAGAAGAAGTTCAGAAAGCCATAGTGTCATTCCTTAAAGAGAAAACTGATAACATAGGAAAGCCCTGGGATAAAAAGACTGAGTCAAAAAAAGAGTTATTAAGAAGATCAGAAGTTGAGAAATTAGGAATCGTAAAGGCAAAAATGGAGGAATATTTCCAAAAAGTGGCTGAAACTGTGacaaaaatcttaagaaaatacaaagataCAAAAAATGAAGGACGAATTAGAGAGAAACCTTTGAAACAAAAAAAGGCAGTCTCCTTTATGCCAGAACAGCATTCTCAGGAAACAACTAGTGCAAAGTCAGAAATTAGCACCTTAATTTCACAGGAGAGGCTTGACCCACTAACTGACAATTTAATACAAATGATCTTGACCGAACTAGAAAGTGAAAGGAATGTTCCAGAAGCCTCAACAGTAGGGACAGactataaagagaaggaaaaacaagagcTAGAAGAAAGGTGGTTTGAGATGATAAATAAGaatttggagaaggaaggggcatGGCTCCCAGTGAAGGAGGGAAAGCAAGGGCAACAGAAGCAGAAACAGTGGCAGGAAGAAGAGGTGTGGAAGGGACAGCAAAAACACAAGATACAAAAGCAGATCGAGTCAGAtgagaagcaaaagcaaagggaagaggagaaagaagggtaTCAGAAGTCAAAGCAGCAGCAGTTGGAAGcatggaaacaaaaaatgaaacaacaagGTGTGCCTTtggagaaggagaaaggacaGCAGATGATGCAGGTTCAGAAGGAAGTGAGACATCTGGAGCAAGAAAGCAgttgggagagagaggaggagaagcagaaggcAAGGAGAAAGGTAGGGGACTATGAAAGTCAGAACCAAAAAACAGCAAAGAAGATGAAGCCATCTGAACAACTAGAACAGGTGCTCAGTCAGACTTCGATCCCATTGTTTCACAGGTGGGAGAGCACACAGAAAGACATACCGCAGATACACCAAAGAAAAGATTTCACTGGGAATCTTAAGCAATTAGGGGATCTGGCTGAAGGAAAGCATCCCACTCCAATCACTACTCCCATCTCCACACAATCTTCCTCACGTGGATCCTCTTCTGTTTCTGGAGCATCTCTT GCACCAGTGATCAGTCTCACCCCTCAGCAGGCCCAGGCACTTGGGATCACTCTCACCCCTGAACAAGCCCAGGCACCAGGGATCACTCTCACCCCTCAGCAGGCCCAGGCACTTGGGATCACTCTCACCCCTGAACAAGCTCAGGCACCAGGGGTCACTCTCACCCCTCAGCAGGCCCAGGCACTTGGGATCACTCTCACCCCTGAACAAGCTCAAGCACCAGGGATCACTCTCACCCCTCAGCAGGCCCAGGCGCTTGGGATCACTCTCACCCCTGAACAAGCCCAGGCACTTGGGATCACTCTCACCCCTCAGCAGGCCCAGGCGCTTGGGATCACTCTCACCCCTGAACAAGCCCAGGCACCAGGGATCACTCTCACCCCTCAGCAGGCCCAGGCACTTGGGATCACTATCACCCCTGAACAAGCTCAGGCACCAGTGATCAGTCTCACCCCTCAGCAGGCCCAGGCACTTGGGATCACTCTCACCCCTGAACAAGCCCAGGCACCAGGGATCACTCTCACCCCTCAGCAGGCCCAGGCGCTTGGGATCACTCTCACCCCTGAACAAGCTCAGGCACCAGGGATCACTCTCACCCCTCAGCAGGCCCAGGCACTTGGGATCACTCTCACCCCTGAACAAGCCCAGGCACTTGGGATCACTCTCACCCCTCAGCAGGCCCAGGCACTTGGGATCACTCTCACCCCTGAACAAGCCCAGGCACCAGGGATCACTCTCACCCCTCAGCAGGCCCAGGCACTTGGGATCACTCTCACCCCTGAACAAGCTCAGGCACCAGGGATCACTCTCACCCCTCAGCGGGCCCAGGCACTTGGGATCACTCTCACCCCTGAACAAGCCCAGGCACCAGGGATCACTCTCACCCCTCAGCAGGCCCAAGCACTTGGGATCACTCTCACCCCTGAACAAGCCCAGGCACCAGGGATCACTCTCACCCCTCAGCAGGCCCAGGCACTTGGGATCACTCTCACCCCTGAACAAGCTCAGGCACCAGGGATCACTCTCACCCCTCAGCAGGCCCAAGCACTTGGGATCACTCTCACCCCTGAACAAGCCCAGGCACCAGGGATCACTCTCACCCCTCAGCAGGCCCAGGCACTTGGGATCACTCTCACCCCTGAACAAGCTCAGGCACCAGGGATCACTCTCACCCCTCAGCAGGCCCAGGCACTTGGGATCACTCTCACCCCTGAACAAGCTCAAGCACCAGGGATCACTCTCACCCCTCAGCAGGCCCAGGCGCTTGGGATCACTCTCACCCCTGAACAAGCCCAGGCACTTGGGATCACTCTCACCCCTCAGCAGGCCCAGGCACTTGGGATCACTCTCACCCCTGAACAAGCCCAGGCACCAGGGATCACTCTCACTCCTCAGCAGGCCCAGGCGCTTGGGATCACTCTCACCCCTGAACAAGCCCAGGCACCAGGGATCACTCTCACCCCTCAGCAGGCCCAGGCGCTTGGGATCACTCTCACCCCTGAACAAGCTCAGGCACCAGGGATCACTCTCACCCCTCAGCAGGCCCAGGCACTTGGGATCACTCTCACCCCTGAACAAGCCCAGGCACTTGGGATCACTCTCACCCCTCAGCAGGCCCAGGCACTTGGGATCACTCTCACCCCTGAACAAGCCCAGGCACCAGGGATCACTCTCACCCCTCAGCAGGCCCAGGCACTTGGGATCACTCTCACCCCTGAACAAGCTCAGGCACCAGGGATCACTCTCACCCCTCAGCAGGCCCAGGCACTTGGGATCACTCTCACTCCTGATCAGGCCCAGGCACCTTGGGTGTCTCTCACTTCTCAGCAGGCCGAGGCACTGAGGATCCACATCACCCCTGAGCAGGTACAGGCTCAGGACCTCACTCTTACCCCTCAGCAGTTCCAGGCATTGAGAATCCCTGTCACCATTCCACAGGCTCGGGATTTGGGGGCCCCTTTCACTTTAGGACAGGCTCAAGCATTGGGGGTTTCTTTCTCTCGTGAACAGTTTGCAGAATTAGGGGTTCCTCTCACCTCAGATAAAGTGTATACCTTAGAATATCCCCACATCCCAGAACAAATCCAACATTTGGACGCTCCTTTCACCCCAGGGGAGGCCTGGTCTGTGGGTATTACTGTTCGGTCTGTGCAGGACCCAAAATCAACAACTCCTCTCATGAAGGAGCAGCCCTTACCACCCTGGGCTGGTCCTCCTTCAGAGCATACACTGAAAGCTGGGATCTCTTCCATTACTGATAAATCTGTCACAAAACATGCTCCTCACACTCCTAAGGTGTCCTCAGTATCATCTGCTGCTATTGCTGAGAAGTCCCTTGTATTTGAGGTGCCTTCTACTCCTATGCGTCTATCAAGGTTTCCTCTTAAACAAGCCCCCTCTGAGAAATTCTTGGGCATGAGGATTCCTTCAGACCCTGAGAAGCTCCTGGCACCACAGACTTCACCTTCCTCCAGACAGACCCTAGTGTCTAAGGATCTATCAACCTCTGTTCCGTTCCCAACACCAGTTCCCAGTCCAATATTTGAGCTTTCTCCCACTTCACAGCAGCCCCTGGAACCAGAGGCCCTTCTTAGTTCTGGGCGATTCTTCATATCTAGGGACTCTATGACTCCCCAGTCACCTTTGATATTGAAGCCCCTTCCTGACCGCAGACAGCCCCTTATATCTGGAGTCCCAGTCACCTCTGCACAGATCCCCAAAATCTgggctcctctctctcctgggaCATGCTTGTTTCCTGGGACCTCTTCCATCCCTCAAGAGGTCTTGAAATCTGGACCGTTAACACTCTCTGAGCAGTTTCAGGCAACCCAGACCTTTGCCACTCGTAAGCAATCTCCCCAGTTACAAGCCCCTTCTGCCCTTGGGCAGCATCTGCCACCAAGGACCCTTCCTGGGCAAGCTTCCTCAGCATGGGTCTCTCCCACCCCTGGGCATCCGCGAACACTGTTGACTCCCTCAATCCCTGAAAAGCCACAGAAAGATTTGTCCTCTGCTGTCtctaagaaaaggaaggaaagattgtcaatcatttcttctctgaaattGAAATCAGTATTGGTCCATCCCAGTGCTCCAAGTTTCAAGGTAATTCAAGCCCCTGACGCTTCTGAAGAAATCCAGATACCTGAAGATCCTTTTACCGTGGAACGATTTAGAATGTTTAAGTCCCATCTCACCGATTACAAGACACCAGTATCACAAGCCCCTTATGTTCATGAGAGGACCCTTCCTACTCTCATTAAGCCTGTAACGCCACTACCTTCTCTTATTACGACTCAACTACTCAAAACACGGCAGAGCTCACCTTCTGAATGGGACCGGAAATCCCCACTTCCCCCTATCAATATGCCCTGGGTGCTGACTTCAGTTTCAGGTACCAAGCAACCCAAGATGATGGTGCCCACTTCCTATCCCCAAGAGCTCAAAGAACAGAACTATTTTGTTGATGTGGAGGCTCAGCGGAAGAACCTGATACTCTTAAATCAGGCCACAAAAGCTTCTATACTCCCTTCACAGCTACACACAGAAGCTAGGAATCTCATAATTGAGACGCTTCATACAGACAAAGTTCGGCTGGGATACTTATTCCGCAAGTACAATGCCTACAGACTGATCCAGCGTGCAAG